A single genomic interval of Dromiciops gliroides isolate mDroGli1 chromosome 1, mDroGli1.pri, whole genome shotgun sequence harbors:
- the DENND1C gene encoding DENN domain-containing protein 1C isoform X3: protein MGSGIKEDPKSTFAWFFEAAYPTSLQEAPPILRQFPKDFCDQELMQTVPKFCFPFDLERAGLSLAAQHFTFVLTDLAGSRRFGFCRLGTSARSCLCILSDLPWFEVFYKLLNSVGDLLAQDQVSEAEELLSTLYLHPVPGPKAPLGLSLQEGKLKTTSHPSPLPPAPGTNQLLSCFIAPDSACLPSIPENRNLTELVVAVAPENIVGLYSSLLSERRVLLTASKLSTLTACIHASCGLLYPMHWEHVLIPTLPPHLLDYCCAPMPYLIGVHTSLIERVRDKALEDVVILNVDTNTLESPFQDEETLPPDVVSLLKLRLRKEALAAGDGISQLFLKAQAALFGGYRDALIYSPGQPVKFSKESFLAQKPGPVQAFRQSAIHLQLFKQFIDERLERLNSGEGFSDLFEQEITSNELGSGSLRSYQLWADNLKKGGGALLHSVKAKTQPAVRNMYRSAKVGLKGVQNRLRSKDSDPLLQRGGSLRVPAPDNRSERLQHRLPITHHFGQSRPLRPRPQRSQSRPEEDEMPVGEEQRDSLSGPKDPWGLEDLDSSFLGSGELDLLGEILDNLSIGMSEPGESPGIHPSHSLDSCRVNEGSCFSLILPEEEETSKAEELLSPTVPAAALLSQGSEEPSTPQTSTETRVPQVRSLNHQHLLAEEEIKEPKLLPHGSLAVPQSSQVSVEPETPNICAECRPPSPRPIPRDTGRGAPPDLREGVSIQPRVAQLKKRFEG, encoded by the exons ATGGGATCCGGTATCAA GGAGGATCCCAAGAGCACGTTTGCTTGGTTCTTTGAGGCTGCCTATCCCACCTCTCTGCAAGAAG CACCCCCCATCTTGCGTCAATTCCCTAAGGATTTCTGTGATCAG GAATTAATGCAAACGGTACCCAAATTCTGTTTCCCTTTCGACTtggagag GGCAGGCCTCAGTCTAGCTGCCCAGCACTTCACCTTTGTCCTAACCGACTTGGCTGGGAGCAGGAGATTTGGCTTCTGCCGCCTGGGGACCAGTGCCAGGAGCTGCCTCTGCATACTCAG TGACCTGCCCTGGTTTGAGGTTTTCTACAAACTGCTCAACAGTGTCGGGGACCTGCTAGCCCAGGATCAG GTCTCTGAGGCTGAAGAGCTTCTCTCTACCCTGTATCTGCACCCAGTTCCTGGGCCAAAGGCCCCTTTGGGCCTGTCCCTT CAGGAGGGCAAGCTGAAAACTACCAGTCACCCCAGTCCCCTACCTCCTGCACCTGGGACCAACCAACTG CTCTCCTGCTTCATCGCTCCAGATTCTGCTTGCCTGCCCTCCATCCCAGAAAAC AGGAACCTGACAGAGCTGGTGGTGGCTGTGGCTCCAGAGAACATCGTAGGCCTCTACAGCTCTCTGCTCAGTGAGCGTAGAGTTCTGCTCACTGCCAGCAAACTCAGCACA TTGACAGCCTGTATCCATGCATCCTGTGGCTTGCTGTACCCTATGCATTGGGAACACGTACTCATCCCCACACTACCCCCTCACTTGCTGGACTACTGCTG TGCCCCTATGCCTTACCTCATCGGTGTCCACACCAGCCTCATTGAG AGGGTGCGGGACAAGGCCCTGGAGGATGTGGTCATCCTGAATGTGGACACAAACACCTTGGAGTCACCATTCCAGGATGAGGAGACACTCCCCCCAGATGTG GTGTCTCTCCTGAAACTAAGGCTAAGAAAGGAAGCTTTGGCTGCGGGTGATGGCATATCTCAACTCTTCCTGAAGGCCCAAGCTGCACTCTTTGGTGGCTACAGAGATGCGCTGATTTACAGTCCC GGACAGCCCGTGAAGTTCAGCAAGGAGTCTTTCCTGGCTCAGAAGCCAGGACCTGTACAGGCCTTCAGACAAAGTGCCATCCATCTCCAACTCTTCAAACAG ttcatTGACGAGCGCCTGGAGAGGCTGAATTCTGGTGAAGGCTTCTCAGACCTATTTGAGCAGGAGATCACTAGCAATGAGCTGGGCTCAG GAAGCCTTCGATCCTATCAGCTCTGGGCAGACAATCTGAAA AAAGGTGGAGGAGCCCTCTTGCATTCTGTGAAGGCCAAAACTCAGCCAGCCGTGAGGAACATGTACCGATCC GCCAAGGTTGGGCTCAAGGGAGTGCAAAATCGGTTGAGGTCCAAG gatAGTGACCCCTTGCTGCAGAGGGGGGGTTCTCTTCGGGTTCCAGCCCCTGACAACCGCTCAGAACGTCTTCAACACCGTCTGCCCATCACACACCACTTTGGTCAG TCCAGGCCCCTACGTCCCCGTCCCCAGAGGTCCCAATCCCGACCAGAGGAGGATGAGATGCCTGTGGGAGAAGAACAAAG gGATTCCCTCTCTGGGCCCAAGGATCCCTGGGGACTAGAAGACTTGGACAGCAGCTTTCTGGGCTCAGGAGAACTGGACCTGCTTGGGGAGATCCTCGACAATCTAAGCATTGGGATGTCTGAGCCTGGAGAATCCCCTGGTATCCACCCCAGCCACAGCCTGGACAGCTGCCGAGTGAATGAGGGCAGCTGTTTCAGCTTG ATACTCCCAGAGGAAGAGGAAACTTCAAAAGCAGAAGAATTGCTGTCCCCCACAGTCCCTGCTGCAGCTCTTCTCAGTCAGGGGTCAGAAGAACCCAGCACTCCCCAAACCTCTACAGAGACTAGGGTCCCCCAAGTTCGTTCCCTGAATCATCAGCACCTCTTggctgaagaagaaattaaagagcCAAAGTTGCTGCCCCATGGATCCCTTGCTGTACCTCAATCCTCCCAAGTCTCTGTAGAGCCTGAGACTCCCAACATCTGTGCAGAATGCAGGCCTCCCAGCCCTAGGCCTATTCCCCGGGACACTGGTAGAGGGGCGCCCCCAGACCTCAGAGAGGGGGTTTCTATTCAGCCCAGGGTGGCTCAGCTCAAAAAGCGGTTTGAGGGTTAG
- the DENND1C gene encoding DENN domain-containing protein 1C isoform X1 yields MGSGINMRIENSEWKPAGKATEIAREDPKSTFAWFFEAAYPTSLQEAPPILRQFPKDFCDQELMQTVPKFCFPFDLERAGLSLAAQHFTFVLTDLAGSRRFGFCRLGTSARSCLCILSDLPWFEVFYKLLNSVGDLLAQDQVSEAEELLSTLYLHPVPGPKAPLGLSLQEGKLKTTSHPSPLPPAPGTNQLLSCFIAPDSACLPSIPENRNLTELVVAVAPENIVGLYSSLLSERRVLLTASKLSTLTACIHASCGLLYPMHWEHVLIPTLPPHLLDYCCAPMPYLIGVHTSLIERVRDKALEDVVILNVDTNTLESPFQDEETLPPDVVSLLKLRLRKEALAAGDGISQLFLKAQAALFGGYRDALIYSPGQPVKFSKESFLAQKPGPVQAFRQSAIHLQLFKQFIDERLERLNSGEGFSDLFEQEITSNELGSGSLRSYQLWADNLKKGGGALLHSVKAKTQPAVRNMYRSAKVGLKGVQNRLRSKDSDPLLQRGGSLRVPAPDNRSERLQHRLPITHHFGQSRPLRPRPQRSQSRPEEDEMPVGEEQRDSLSGPKDPWGLEDLDSSFLGSGELDLLGEILDNLSIGMSEPGESPGIHPSHSLDSCRVNEGSCFSLILPEEEETSKAEELLSPTVPAAALLSQGSEEPSTPQTSTETRVPQVRSLNHQHLLAEEEIKEPKLLPHGSLAVPQSSQVSVEPETPNICAECRPPSPRPIPRDTGRGAPPDLREGVSIQPRVAQLKKRFEG; encoded by the exons ATGGGATCCGGTATCAA TATGAGGATTGAGAATTCAGAATGGAAACCAGCAGGGAAGGCCACTGAAATAGCCAG GGAGGATCCCAAGAGCACGTTTGCTTGGTTCTTTGAGGCTGCCTATCCCACCTCTCTGCAAGAAG CACCCCCCATCTTGCGTCAATTCCCTAAGGATTTCTGTGATCAG GAATTAATGCAAACGGTACCCAAATTCTGTTTCCCTTTCGACTtggagag GGCAGGCCTCAGTCTAGCTGCCCAGCACTTCACCTTTGTCCTAACCGACTTGGCTGGGAGCAGGAGATTTGGCTTCTGCCGCCTGGGGACCAGTGCCAGGAGCTGCCTCTGCATACTCAG TGACCTGCCCTGGTTTGAGGTTTTCTACAAACTGCTCAACAGTGTCGGGGACCTGCTAGCCCAGGATCAG GTCTCTGAGGCTGAAGAGCTTCTCTCTACCCTGTATCTGCACCCAGTTCCTGGGCCAAAGGCCCCTTTGGGCCTGTCCCTT CAGGAGGGCAAGCTGAAAACTACCAGTCACCCCAGTCCCCTACCTCCTGCACCTGGGACCAACCAACTG CTCTCCTGCTTCATCGCTCCAGATTCTGCTTGCCTGCCCTCCATCCCAGAAAAC AGGAACCTGACAGAGCTGGTGGTGGCTGTGGCTCCAGAGAACATCGTAGGCCTCTACAGCTCTCTGCTCAGTGAGCGTAGAGTTCTGCTCACTGCCAGCAAACTCAGCACA TTGACAGCCTGTATCCATGCATCCTGTGGCTTGCTGTACCCTATGCATTGGGAACACGTACTCATCCCCACACTACCCCCTCACTTGCTGGACTACTGCTG TGCCCCTATGCCTTACCTCATCGGTGTCCACACCAGCCTCATTGAG AGGGTGCGGGACAAGGCCCTGGAGGATGTGGTCATCCTGAATGTGGACACAAACACCTTGGAGTCACCATTCCAGGATGAGGAGACACTCCCCCCAGATGTG GTGTCTCTCCTGAAACTAAGGCTAAGAAAGGAAGCTTTGGCTGCGGGTGATGGCATATCTCAACTCTTCCTGAAGGCCCAAGCTGCACTCTTTGGTGGCTACAGAGATGCGCTGATTTACAGTCCC GGACAGCCCGTGAAGTTCAGCAAGGAGTCTTTCCTGGCTCAGAAGCCAGGACCTGTACAGGCCTTCAGACAAAGTGCCATCCATCTCCAACTCTTCAAACAG ttcatTGACGAGCGCCTGGAGAGGCTGAATTCTGGTGAAGGCTTCTCAGACCTATTTGAGCAGGAGATCACTAGCAATGAGCTGGGCTCAG GAAGCCTTCGATCCTATCAGCTCTGGGCAGACAATCTGAAA AAAGGTGGAGGAGCCCTCTTGCATTCTGTGAAGGCCAAAACTCAGCCAGCCGTGAGGAACATGTACCGATCC GCCAAGGTTGGGCTCAAGGGAGTGCAAAATCGGTTGAGGTCCAAG gatAGTGACCCCTTGCTGCAGAGGGGGGGTTCTCTTCGGGTTCCAGCCCCTGACAACCGCTCAGAACGTCTTCAACACCGTCTGCCCATCACACACCACTTTGGTCAG TCCAGGCCCCTACGTCCCCGTCCCCAGAGGTCCCAATCCCGACCAGAGGAGGATGAGATGCCTGTGGGAGAAGAACAAAG gGATTCCCTCTCTGGGCCCAAGGATCCCTGGGGACTAGAAGACTTGGACAGCAGCTTTCTGGGCTCAGGAGAACTGGACCTGCTTGGGGAGATCCTCGACAATCTAAGCATTGGGATGTCTGAGCCTGGAGAATCCCCTGGTATCCACCCCAGCCACAGCCTGGACAGCTGCCGAGTGAATGAGGGCAGCTGTTTCAGCTTG ATACTCCCAGAGGAAGAGGAAACTTCAAAAGCAGAAGAATTGCTGTCCCCCACAGTCCCTGCTGCAGCTCTTCTCAGTCAGGGGTCAGAAGAACCCAGCACTCCCCAAACCTCTACAGAGACTAGGGTCCCCCAAGTTCGTTCCCTGAATCATCAGCACCTCTTggctgaagaagaaattaaagagcCAAAGTTGCTGCCCCATGGATCCCTTGCTGTACCTCAATCCTCCCAAGTCTCTGTAGAGCCTGAGACTCCCAACATCTGTGCAGAATGCAGGCCTCCCAGCCCTAGGCCTATTCCCCGGGACACTGGTAGAGGGGCGCCCCCAGACCTCAGAGAGGGGGTTTCTATTCAGCCCAGGGTGGCTCAGCTCAAAAAGCGGTTTGAGGGTTAG
- the CRB3 gene encoding protein crumbs homolog 3, with the protein MASSPGLGLCLALSLQLLNPRLTLAHKIVHTRNESYTTIPSTTPPPSGALSQGAVTAIITVFSVLGILLLVVALVLLGRKLREKRQTEGTYRPSSEEQLSHAAVAAPGPQDSKNKAWGWVSCWD; encoded by the exons ATGGCGAGCAGCCCTGGCCTGGGCCTGTGCTTGGCACTGAGCCTGCAGTTGTTGAACCCCCGGCTCACCTTGGCCCATA AGATTGTCCACACCCGGAATGAAAGCTACACTACCATCCCTTccacaacaccaccacccagtgGGGCCCTG tcccAGGGTGCAGTTACTGCCATCATCACTGTGTTCTCAGTCCTGGGTATCCTCCTCCTGGTAGTGGCACTGGTCCTGCTGGGTCGGAAGCTTCGGGAGAAACGCCAGACAGAGGGCACCTACCGGCCCAGCAGTGAAGAGCAG TTGTCCCATGCGGCTGTGGCAGCCCCAGGTCCCCAGGACTCGAAGAACAAGGCGTGGGGCTGGGTGTCCTGCTGGGATTAG
- the DENND1C gene encoding DENN domain-containing protein 1C isoform X2, with the protein MGSGINMRIENSEWKPAGKATEIAREDPKSTFAWFFEAAYPTSLQEAPPILRQFPKDFCDQELMQTVPKFCFPFDLERAGLSLAAQHFTFVLTDLAGSRRFGFCRLGTSARSCLCILSDLPWFEVFYKLLNSVGDLLAQDQVSEAEELLSTLYLHPVPGPKAPLGLSLEGKLKTTSHPSPLPPAPGTNQLLSCFIAPDSACLPSIPENRNLTELVVAVAPENIVGLYSSLLSERRVLLTASKLSTLTACIHASCGLLYPMHWEHVLIPTLPPHLLDYCCAPMPYLIGVHTSLIERVRDKALEDVVILNVDTNTLESPFQDEETLPPDVVSLLKLRLRKEALAAGDGISQLFLKAQAALFGGYRDALIYSPGQPVKFSKESFLAQKPGPVQAFRQSAIHLQLFKQFIDERLERLNSGEGFSDLFEQEITSNELGSGSLRSYQLWADNLKKGGGALLHSVKAKTQPAVRNMYRSAKVGLKGVQNRLRSKDSDPLLQRGGSLRVPAPDNRSERLQHRLPITHHFGQSRPLRPRPQRSQSRPEEDEMPVGEEQRDSLSGPKDPWGLEDLDSSFLGSGELDLLGEILDNLSIGMSEPGESPGIHPSHSLDSCRVNEGSCFSLILPEEEETSKAEELLSPTVPAAALLSQGSEEPSTPQTSTETRVPQVRSLNHQHLLAEEEIKEPKLLPHGSLAVPQSSQVSVEPETPNICAECRPPSPRPIPRDTGRGAPPDLREGVSIQPRVAQLKKRFEG; encoded by the exons ATGGGATCCGGTATCAA TATGAGGATTGAGAATTCAGAATGGAAACCAGCAGGGAAGGCCACTGAAATAGCCAG GGAGGATCCCAAGAGCACGTTTGCTTGGTTCTTTGAGGCTGCCTATCCCACCTCTCTGCAAGAAG CACCCCCCATCTTGCGTCAATTCCCTAAGGATTTCTGTGATCAG GAATTAATGCAAACGGTACCCAAATTCTGTTTCCCTTTCGACTtggagag GGCAGGCCTCAGTCTAGCTGCCCAGCACTTCACCTTTGTCCTAACCGACTTGGCTGGGAGCAGGAGATTTGGCTTCTGCCGCCTGGGGACCAGTGCCAGGAGCTGCCTCTGCATACTCAG TGACCTGCCCTGGTTTGAGGTTTTCTACAAACTGCTCAACAGTGTCGGGGACCTGCTAGCCCAGGATCAG GTCTCTGAGGCTGAAGAGCTTCTCTCTACCCTGTATCTGCACCCAGTTCCTGGGCCAAAGGCCCCTTTGGGCCTGTCCCTT GAGGGCAAGCTGAAAACTACCAGTCACCCCAGTCCCCTACCTCCTGCACCTGGGACCAACCAACTG CTCTCCTGCTTCATCGCTCCAGATTCTGCTTGCCTGCCCTCCATCCCAGAAAAC AGGAACCTGACAGAGCTGGTGGTGGCTGTGGCTCCAGAGAACATCGTAGGCCTCTACAGCTCTCTGCTCAGTGAGCGTAGAGTTCTGCTCACTGCCAGCAAACTCAGCACA TTGACAGCCTGTATCCATGCATCCTGTGGCTTGCTGTACCCTATGCATTGGGAACACGTACTCATCCCCACACTACCCCCTCACTTGCTGGACTACTGCTG TGCCCCTATGCCTTACCTCATCGGTGTCCACACCAGCCTCATTGAG AGGGTGCGGGACAAGGCCCTGGAGGATGTGGTCATCCTGAATGTGGACACAAACACCTTGGAGTCACCATTCCAGGATGAGGAGACACTCCCCCCAGATGTG GTGTCTCTCCTGAAACTAAGGCTAAGAAAGGAAGCTTTGGCTGCGGGTGATGGCATATCTCAACTCTTCCTGAAGGCCCAAGCTGCACTCTTTGGTGGCTACAGAGATGCGCTGATTTACAGTCCC GGACAGCCCGTGAAGTTCAGCAAGGAGTCTTTCCTGGCTCAGAAGCCAGGACCTGTACAGGCCTTCAGACAAAGTGCCATCCATCTCCAACTCTTCAAACAG ttcatTGACGAGCGCCTGGAGAGGCTGAATTCTGGTGAAGGCTTCTCAGACCTATTTGAGCAGGAGATCACTAGCAATGAGCTGGGCTCAG GAAGCCTTCGATCCTATCAGCTCTGGGCAGACAATCTGAAA AAAGGTGGAGGAGCCCTCTTGCATTCTGTGAAGGCCAAAACTCAGCCAGCCGTGAGGAACATGTACCGATCC GCCAAGGTTGGGCTCAAGGGAGTGCAAAATCGGTTGAGGTCCAAG gatAGTGACCCCTTGCTGCAGAGGGGGGGTTCTCTTCGGGTTCCAGCCCCTGACAACCGCTCAGAACGTCTTCAACACCGTCTGCCCATCACACACCACTTTGGTCAG TCCAGGCCCCTACGTCCCCGTCCCCAGAGGTCCCAATCCCGACCAGAGGAGGATGAGATGCCTGTGGGAGAAGAACAAAG gGATTCCCTCTCTGGGCCCAAGGATCCCTGGGGACTAGAAGACTTGGACAGCAGCTTTCTGGGCTCAGGAGAACTGGACCTGCTTGGGGAGATCCTCGACAATCTAAGCATTGGGATGTCTGAGCCTGGAGAATCCCCTGGTATCCACCCCAGCCACAGCCTGGACAGCTGCCGAGTGAATGAGGGCAGCTGTTTCAGCTTG ATACTCCCAGAGGAAGAGGAAACTTCAAAAGCAGAAGAATTGCTGTCCCCCACAGTCCCTGCTGCAGCTCTTCTCAGTCAGGGGTCAGAAGAACCCAGCACTCCCCAAACCTCTACAGAGACTAGGGTCCCCCAAGTTCGTTCCCTGAATCATCAGCACCTCTTggctgaagaagaaattaaagagcCAAAGTTGCTGCCCCATGGATCCCTTGCTGTACCTCAATCCTCCCAAGTCTCTGTAGAGCCTGAGACTCCCAACATCTGTGCAGAATGCAGGCCTCCCAGCCCTAGGCCTATTCCCCGGGACACTGGTAGAGGGGCGCCCCCAGACCTCAGAGAGGGGGTTTCTATTCAGCCCAGGGTGGCTCAGCTCAAAAAGCGGTTTGAGGGTTAG